Part of the Camelus bactrianus isolate YW-2024 breed Bactrian camel chromosome 6, ASM4877302v1, whole genome shotgun sequence genome, CTTAACAAACAATTGATCAGTTAAGCCACTAACTTAACTGAAAGTCAGTTAAGCCACTAACTTTTACGGTGGTTTGTTATGTAACAATAGATAGACATCTGAAATAGGGGATAAGGAATAGGAAGACTTCACTGAGAAGACTTAGAGGTGAGAAAGAAGCCATGTAGCTATCTGTGgggaaagcattccaggcagagggaagagcaggtgcaaaggccctgaggtaggagtaGGCATGGCTTATTTGAGAAACTGCAAGGAGGCCAGTATATTGGAAAAGAatgaaggggtggggtggggaaggggaaacACATTAAGAGATGAAGCTAGAGCAGTAACAGGGGCTAGATCAACCCAGGCTTTGTAGGTCATGTAAAGACTTTGACTTTTATCCAGAGGTTGATGGAAAGCCATTAGAAATTTAGcacattcatccatttatttaaaactatTGATTCAGCCTGATTCAGTATGCCAGTTTCATAAGCTACTGTGTTGTCTAATACGATTATACTtgcctctttaaaaaatcattcatgtctaaggtattttattttccattttaagtcaTACAACAATGAATAGGACTTCATGTGTATCGAGGCGGGGACAGGAGGAAAGGCGGAAGAAGAGGAGCAGGATCACAAAAAAGCTGCATAAAGTGGCAGGAAGACTGCTTTCTGTTGACTCAGGCCAACCTGAAGGATGGAGAGCCCTTCAGTCAGGACCCTTCTTTGCTTTCCTCCGAGTCTCTCTTCAGGATAATTTGCAACAATTTTACATTAGGGTACATTATAACTGCATAAGAAAGCTCACTTCTcttttaacacaatttaatttCCTAAAAGCTTTTCCAAACAAATCATAGCATTTCATCAGCCACGTACGTGTATTCTCAAAAGATCTTGCCAGCCTCCAGCATTCTGTGCTCTGCGTGTCaatacatttacagaaaaatgctctgttaaatttaaaaagaatctcTTCAGAAAGACACTATGTACTTCCCAAAAGGTACTTAACGAATATAGTACTTTACAGATTGCAGTGAGGTTTCAGAGCAATTGACTCATCGCCACATCATATTCCTACAACCAAACTAAATGACAAAGTAACAAGCAGAGAAAGTAGAGAGCTAATGTTATAGCTTTAAATAAAAGTTCATGAAACAATTGTCCTTAAGTGTGATGCCACACACATCTAGGTATATTTGGTGGCGTGGATTGTGACAGAGTAACAAGAGGACTGTGTTGGGCCTTGACATGAGTGGTTCCTGGAGGAGTGTGAAGATCTGGTCGGGGGTGGAATAAACTGTACTCTTGCAGCTGGTCAACCCATCAGTTTGCACTGAATCTGGATGGTCTCCCAGTTCAGGTCGGACTATATTTAGAATAATAGTTTCATAGAACTACTTGTCAAACACACACTCTTtgagggaaggaaacagaagtgCTCCCTTCAACAGAATAAAAATCCCTCTACGTATACTATACTTTCCTGGGTTTGTAGAGACAAGAAATCGCAAAATACTTTCCTGCTTTAGAACAGACCTTTGTTCAGCTAATTCATTTCTCCCAGCGATGCAACTAAATGGTCTTCTTTACcttatttctaaaattcaaattgaCAAGATTTCAGTTTCTGGCTACTTAATATTTAAAGACTTCACTGAGCGTTTGTTTCCTGCCAGCAGCTCCTATTTTTCTTACTTAAGGgccatataaaatagataagcgaAATCCAAAAACACTATTGTGTCTTCTAATGCTAATATACTGTATCTTTTAAATCATTCCTGTATAAggtgttttattttccattttaaatcatttactcTCAAAGAACTGTAGGCTAACTTCTCTTGAAATACGACTCAGGTTTTAAGACACATGACAAAGCTGTTTGGATTCTGTGCACCATTATAGTCTCTGCATCTTCTCTCTGGCCCTGCACTCTAATCTCCTCCACAATCTGAAACAATCATTTACAAAGATTCCAATCAGTCCTTTATTGCTTTATCTCTCCTCCAGGGGTAAGGTAGGCCAATGTTAGAGAAGTGTATCTCTTGGTTCACCAGAATCAGAATCACATGGTGTGAAAATTCAGATCCCCAAGCCCCACTCAAACTTACTAACTTGGAACCCCTGGATGCGTGGACAGGAATTTCTGGCAAACATTCCGACTGATTCAAATTTACTGGGAGTTTTGAGGAGCACTGCACCAGACCATGGTCCTCGAGTCCTGTGAGAATCTGGTAAGTCCTGCAAACCCTCAGATCAGGAAAATACACAGGCAGACTACAGTTTATACATTTTATCAGGGAATTCACAGAAGCCCTGAAACCTATCAGTGGCCCCGTTCCCCCATGTGTCTGGACCCCTTCTTTAATAACCTTCTCTTTGACACCAGGGAAATCAGTGTGGAGAAAACTGAGCACCAGCTGTGCTCTGTTCTGTTCTGCTGAGGAGAGCCACTGACAATTTCCTCCCTTTATCTCAACAGCAAGATGAAGTATGTTTCTTCTTATCCAATCCACGCAAGTATTGTGAAACTGAAATTGCTTTAAGAGCTTTAGAAGAAAGGTACCATATAAATGCACATAGCAGGAGATTTGATAAAAAGAACAGTCATATCCAAGTGCACAACGGCTGCCCTATCCAAATGAACAGTTTGTGGTTTCACTGCTATTGTCATTCAATATACATCAGAGAGTAAAGACTATGAAGTCAGTCTTCTAGAATTCTTTCTACTTGAATTGCAGGCATGCTTTTCTCACAGTATCATGTAATATGCCACCTAGAGAATTGAATATGGGAGAAGACACCATGGACCATAAGTCCTATGGGCTTGCTCCTACCACCCCGAGAGGATAAAAGGATACAGGGCCCCTATCGCTGATGGCGAAATGCTCTGCAACTTCCCATTCAAGGAAACGCAGGGAGCTCTGAAGAGAATACTTAGATCACCACCATTCCCCAGTGGCAAcacatatttttaacatttagcaCAAACACCTATTCACACATTATAGAGTCTGGCATTTACCACTTTAATTGCTCAGGTTGGCATGTCTCCCATGCCTTCCTAATCCACCAAGTTGGTTTCTGTAACCAGGGCAACAGTGCTGGTGCTCAGCCTAAGAGGATACTGGGGAACTAattcaatataaaataataaataaatagcaggATATATTTTTTTAGACAATACTGCTCTTTGGATGATATATCAGCCACTATTCCCAGACTTCCTCTGAAACTTTCTCTGAAACTGCTTACAATTTAGCCAATAGCTGACCACAGCACTCTGTCCTTGGTTGCTACAAACTGGATGAGCAGTTAGATAAAATGCTTACATTAGCCAGTGAGTGAGTGACCAAGGACATTTAGTGTGACATCTTTCAAATTCTACAGATGTTTTAAATAAAACCTAGGGAGAATAATAAAAGACAGGGAAGTAACCTCACtttcagaataacaacttctgcATCGAGTTTTTGCCTGAGCTCCAGAGTTCACATGTTAGGCCCTCAACGACTGCACGTGGCCgaaaagaagaaactgatacTCTGCCATGCCTGAGGCAACTGGGACCTTATCTTTGCTTGATagtattctttttgtaattagAGGCATACCTCGTTTTACTACACTTCACTTTATTGGGCTTAGCAGACATTTCGTTTTTTAGAGGTTGAAGGTTTGTGATAACCCTGCATCGAGCAAGTCTATCAATGCCgtttttccaacagtatttgttcacttcatgtctctgtgtcacattttggtaattctcacaaaatttcaaacattttcattagtgttatatttgttatggtgatctgtggtcAGCGATCTTTGATGTCGCTACTACAGCTGTTTTAGGGTACCATGAACCATACCCATATAAGACGGTGAGCTTAATTGATAAATGTGTGTTCCAACTGATTCACTGACCAGCCAttacccatctctctccctcagcTTGGGCCTCCCCATTCCTTGAGACACAACAATACTGAAATTAGGCCAATAAATAACCATAGAAtagcctctaagtgttcaagtgaaaggaagagtcaatcaatgTTGCAAACTTCATTGTTTTAAGAAATCGCCAAAGCCACCCCAATGTTCAGCAGCCatcaccctgatcagtcagcagccatcaacactgaGACAAAGCCCTCTATCAGCAAAGAGATTATAGCCTCCTGAAAGCtcaaatgatggttagcattctttaacagtgttttttaattaaggtatgcatattttttagatataatgctacCTCACGCTtaatagtataaacataacttttaggcactgggaaaccagaaacttcctgtgacttgctttattgcgatattcactttattgcagtggtctggaactgaacctaaCAATATCCCTGAGGTATGCCTGCGGTGTCCTTTTAGAGCAAAGTATTAATTTTCCTCTTGTTTGAAGAGACAGGCAGTTGGGATTGCTTATTTTACTTTTCAGCaaacccaaaaagaaaaacaatccatTCTCATGGACTTAAGTAGAGGAATTTGATCAAATACAAAAGTCAAGACCTAATCCAGGAAACAAGATGGGAGCTGGGAGATAGGAGAGAAATCTCCTGCTTTTGAATAGTGACTTTGGATGCAATAAACCCAAACCCATATATCATCTTGCTTTTTTCTCACAGCTCCCCTGTAGGAAGCAGCACAGAACTAAACAGAACAGCCTAAACGCCCCAAGATCAAATCCCAGTCCTAAATGCTGCCTTGCATAGTTAGTAGGCCTTAAGGAAAGAGCAACTCAGTGCTTAAAAACAAAGATCATTTTGTATCTGGCACTACTCTTTCTGCCACTTTAGGAAAAACGCCCAAGCATTCTAACACATATCAAAACCAAAAATCTCATAACCACAGCAGGAGATGCCATCTAAAGAAGAAAGCTGAAGATTCCTACGTGAACGACTTTTCTTTCACTTCAGATCACCAACTTCGAACCTACAGAGCTTTCACGATATATCATTCAATGGAAGGATTCACAGAGCtaaataattctaattttttagtgagatcaaataaagctgctatagatAATACTGGAAATCTTATCAAAAATCTCCATCCTATTGGTTACATCAAAAGAATTCTTCCATCATAATTTCGGTGAAAATAATACATCTGCATAAGAAGTTTGGAGTGAATGTTAGATCTTTCTTTGAAATTGCTTACTATCTtgccttttaaaaacacaatacatTCCTGCTACAGACTGGGTATACTGTGTTGTGACAGGTCAGAAAAGTCCCACTCATGACAGAACTAGTTTCCCTCTCTTTCGTGTTCAGACTGTTTCCAGTGTAGTTGTCCATGTATGCAAATGGGGTTAAAAAAAACAGAGAGCAGCGGTTTCTTCTCCACTTGATCCATGTAAAATCCATTTTTCATCAGCAGCTCTCAGGAGAACCTGCCACTGATTGCAGCTCTGCTTTCCTCTTCACAGTCTGATGGATGTTTTTGCTCAAAATAAGCCACCTTTTGCTGATTGCTGCAGGCTGCTTGGTCTGTCAGTTGTGAAAATACAGCATTTGCCAGCTAGGCCACATCGCTTATTGTAATCAGAGTCAGATGCAAACATTCACTCCAGCGATTCCTTGGCTCTAATCTCTATTTGCTCTATTGCAGTGTTCACTTTGGTTGTGAGGTGCCCTCAGAACAAAAATGCCACAGGTTAGAGATCAAGTCACTCACCCCGGCTGAGTTAAAAGTCTTTCTCTGTCAGAGAATAAGCCTcttatttttcctaaaaaatgtgcaaaagaagggtaaatgttttttaaaatacaactggGTGGAAGCTGCCATGTTTTTATGAGGATACAGGAAACTAGAGGATGTAGAAACAGAGACTAAAGATTTGCGTCCCTGACAGCAACTCTGAATGTTATGAATTTAATTCCAGTCAATGAAAAGAACATCTGTTAAATGTACATTTGTGTGTGTCACACAGCAACATTGGGAATGAAGTGGTTAAACAAAAAGGCCCTGAGCTACTTCCTAAGTACTGCTGCTAGAAGGGAGATCTGGAGTTTaatggtgttattttaaaaataactacattGTATTCATATTTATGTACAACAAAACATCCATTTTAAACTCCTATTCCAAGTAGGAAATGACTTTCCTGCCAAAAGGGGTTAGCATTCATATCAGTTAGGACTAGGTTCAGCTATGTATAGCAGAAAAAATCCACAAGAAAATAGCTTAAAGTcttagaagagagagagaatttatgTCTCTTACACATAAGAAACCTGGGGTTAACAATCCAGGGTTGGGGTGATGGGCCACAGCATCATCTCTTACTCGagctctcctctttcttctctcatcCTGCTGCATGGTTTTCATTGTCAAAATATTCTTATGGTCTATGAGACTGCATGAGCTCCAGCCATCATATCATATCCCATACAAGATggaagaaacaaagggaaaaaaaaaccttatcaCCTCTTTTTCAGAGACTTCTAGGCAGTCCCCCACAACACTCTACTCATATCTCATTGGTGAGAACTTGGTCATATGGCTATACCTAGTTGCACTGGAAACAGATCATTATATTTCAGGTCATAACAAACTTGGCTAAAACATAGGGTTCTCTTGTTAAAGGAGGGAGAATGGCTATTTAATAGAAAACTGGTGACACCTGCTACAGCACTCACTCTTCACCACCATCTCTGCCATcacatgaccttggacaagtcagttaaatttttttgtaCTTCAATTTCCTCAACTCTAAAATATCTACCTTGTACATTTGTTTGAAACTTAAATAGGACAACGTGGAAAGAGCCTAGGGCGTTTAGAACTTCCGTAAACATCCGTCTCCTTCCATAAATCAACAGGAATCAGATTGAACCCCATCCTGCAAAGTCCTCGGAGCCTGTCACTGGGTGAGTTCTCCTGGCATGGGGCCCAGTGCTggcttcctcttctttcctgtatTCTACCCCTCTCCCAGCTTGTGCCACAGAAGCCTAAGCAGGCCTATAACTAGAGCCACAGAGGCTGAGGCAACAGGAAGACTCATTGTCCAGGAAAAACTggagaaatgaaaaagaggagccctcaggggaaaaaaatggaaggaatgcATTTCCCACTAAGACTTCATATGCCAGGAAGActctaaataaactttaaaaattttttggcaAAGACAGAAAACGACTCAGATTTCTAGCAGTTTCTACAGACTGTTCAGAAGAAAGTCCTTCTAGATTACCCACCTTTGAATTTTATCCCTCAAGGCATTCCTCTCTGAGGACCCATTGAGAGACTGTGAATGACTGGGATAACGTagccccactggtaaccacacgGCACAAAGTACAAATCCTCCTGATAGGTCCATCCCTTTTACAGGGAAGCCAGGGGACTGCTGTTCAGTTATCTGCTACCACAGGCCAGGTTCTCTGGAAGCAGGCGCTGAGATGGAGCTTTCCATGTAAGATGTTTGTGAGAGATAAACCCTGAGAACAGAAGGAGAGAAGCAAGATTGGGCAGGAGAAACTAAATTGCTCTGCAAAAAAAACTCTGGAGCAAGTATTGTCCCACATCAGACTGCAATGGTCTGATCtctgttaccaccaccaccaccccatctCACAACCATCCATGATGAGCTGTTCTTGAAGGGCATGACCTCAGTTGAGGCCAACCCTAAACAAGCTGACAGCTTCAGGCTGTCTGCTGACTTCATTTCCCACAGCTGGGCAGCAAGACCTTCCTGAAAGGGGGGATGGAACAGCACAAGTTAACCCAGCCACAGAAAGTCATAGCAACCATATTCAAGGTTTTCCTGGCTCTGCTGTTCATGTATTGATTTCTTATCACAAATGGAGTTGACACCAAAAATCACTGTATTTCACTCCTCAACTCACATATCACAGAGTGTATGTTTAATTGATAGCAGGCTTGAAGTGCTCTATAAACCACTCAATTACGATCAGGAAGATTGAAGAGTCCGGCTTTACTCTATCAGCCTCCTTGGTGTAAAGATCAATGTATATAAATAAggatttttcaatttaaaaatagatttgaatGTACTTCGTAATCAAAGCAAGAGCCCTAAAGATGAGGACTGGGAAGGAAAATGATGCTTTAGCAGATTTCCAGTATCTTCTAAACCCTTGCTTTACCAGGAAGTAAACTGTTTTAGtacttattttccaattttcagtTCTACTGAGATGCaatgaattctttcattttctacttaaaatattcagtgatGAACTGAATTTCCCCAATTCTCAGGGTAATCTTGCAATCGCTCTGTGTGTTCTTCCATGGGGATTCCATCTAAGAAAATGCTAGGGacccttctttcttttgtgaaattACCAAACTCTCAAAGAAGCAAAACACACCAAAAAGGATTTTGCTGCACTGGAAGCAAAATCATCCTTGCTTCACAAATAAAACCTAGTTTGTCATATTATTAAGTACAATTCCACTTGTCTGAAATACAAATCAAGCTTGCTTTGTAATAAAACATTCTGAATTTTGGGGGCAGGGTGGGTAGGAAGCATTTTAGAAACTAGAGTTGTAACAGCACAGATTACCAAAACACTGAATTTCACATTGACATATTTTGGTTAACTACCAGCCTCCCATCTTAGCCTTCCTATGGAGCTGCTATTACAATAACTATTAAAAATCTTTCTTGCCAGAGAATTTTACTAGGGAATGTATCAGAGAATATACCAGAAGGAggagaataaaaaaggaataaggaaGACGTACAAGAGCATTCAACTATGTGGAGCTAAGTGTCTAATGAAGAAAGGACCAGAGCTGAGAGTTTTTGCGTGAACACCAAACCAAGAGGGTGACTCTAGATCAAGGGTCAATCAACCACAGCCCATGAGTCAAATCCAACTcatcttttgtttttgtaaataaagctttattggaacacagtagCATCCATTTGTTTACACATTGTCTATGGCTACTTTTGTGCTACAACAGATGGCACAATTGAGTAGTTACAACAGAGATTTCATGGTCTACAAAGGAAAAATATCTACTATCTgcccctttatagaaaaagtttgctgaccccggCTCTAGATCAATATAAAAGCTGAGTCACGGAGGGCACCGTCAACCAGGTCGACTGAAATGGAGAAGTAAGCATCCATGGGCACAGAGAGAGTTAAAGCACAGTCTTCATAACAATCAATGATCTCCTTTAACTCCTATGTGCCAAACCAGCCAAAATATATCTACCTTCAAATAATGATCCTGTCTGGTGCTCCCTTGACATGTTTTTAGTGATTCTTCCACATCTCCTTTCCCTTTACATGTTGGTAGCCTCCAAGATTCTCTCCTTGGACCTCCTCTTTTCTAACTCACACTCTCCTGGGGCACTTTCATGAATATTCTTGGCTTCAGCTAACTTGTATAGTCTGGTGATTCCCAATTCTGCATCTCCTAAACCTGAGATCTGCATACTCACTGCCTTTGGAACACCTCTACTCCTCAAATGCAATATATATGCAATCTCAAACCCTCTTTCCCTATAAATGAAATTAGTGATTAATTCAGATTGCCTTAGTTAGATTCCTAGCCCCACCCTTACTAGCTACTAGTAACCCTTGGGCAGGTTATTTAAACTCCCTAATACTTGGTTTTCTTGTGTGTAAAGTGGAGGTAATAATAGTGCCTACTACAGACTGtggtcatgaggattaaatgagatgttatATGTAAAAAGACTGAACACAGTACCTAACACAAAGGAATAGCTCAATAACCATCAGGAGTAATGAaagtataaatataatattttatgtttatttccaaTATTAGTAAGTAGCACTTCCATTAAATGTCACTGTTTACCTTAGTTCTCTCCCTGAAATTCTGGCGTCCCTGTGCTCCCACAGAACCTAATAGATCGAGGATTTGCATATTGTTTtgtatttgcttatttatataCTGTCTTTCATACAAGTTCATAAGCTCTTTGGGGACAAGCTGTGTCTAATTTAACTCTTAATACTGAAGGAATATTGTAGAATGGATAGGAGGACTGGGCTGGCAGGGAAAGTAGTAGATTGGTAAGAAGATACTAGATGAGACCTAAAGAGGGACTTTAAAAACCACGTCAGTAGGAATGAGGGTGAAAcaaaaagaatttcagagaagTTTAGAAGAAAGAATCAATAAAACTTATCAATGATTGGATGTCAGTGGTGAGAGAAAATTCCATTTTACTTCCCACCAGTCACAAGTTTATCCCCTCTTCATCAAGTAGAGCAAAGAGTGCTGTTTTGAGCCAGGACTGGTAGTAAGAGTGAGAATTAGATGCTACTTCAGATTTCCTCTCTGCCCAGCTTTCATGTATTAGTCCTCACCcggtttcttcatttttcttattcatcAACTAGGGTAGCAAAACAGATGAGAGTACAGGCTTTGCAGTCAGGCAAATTTGTGTTTTTAGCTCCTGCTTGATAACTATGCACCACAGTTACCTAAACCCTCCAAATTTCAGCTTCCTTGTCTTTAAAATAGGAGCGATGATTGTATATACCTTGTTGgttaatgtgaaaattaaatagatAATGCATGTACGGCTTTGGGCACAGCACCTAAAACACAGTGTTTCACATGTGCTATTTATAtgttataaaactaaacataataaaatagtaaatctTTAACTTTAAGACCCCCAAATTTAGGAAATTCATATCAAAGAGCTACAACTTTTGTAACATACATCATAAAATATAATCATATCTTTGGAATTTTGTAGGAAAATAGGCATCAAACACCACATTAGGCCTAAAGAGAAAATCTCATCCTATAGCAGGTGGTGAAAGATAGGATTAGGGACTagattagaagaaaagaaagttaatCGATTGAAATCATTTGACCTCACAAATTTGCTTTCATAATCATAAGAATTTTTACTTTTGCATAAAAATAGATGGTGAATTCGCAATCTAAACTTTTTCATACCACCACTCAGACAAATTCCTTTACCTGTCAGTTATGAATTAATTGATCACCAAGGCTTTTAGAGCTCGACAGTCTTATTCAGTATAGTAAAAGCAGACAGCAAATACAGTTAATAATCTCATCCTATTAGCAAATGGAAAGTAAACATGCTGAGTAGCGTATTTTAGTACTGTAGCCAATTTAGAAATGATTGGTTTAcagtatttagtatttatttttgctAGAGAAAACCATCAAATCCAGATGGCCTATCAAGCTCCTGATTGGAAAGTTGTTTATTTACAAAAGTGACTAATGTGACACCGACAGTGGTTGACCCTTAATTTTCTTGTCAAATTAGTCAAGTCACATTATTCCTAGTATATtgctttaaaaagagaagagTGACTTCTAAAATAAGAGCAACAAAAACCTAAGGGTGAGTTCTCCCTAACTTGACTAACCCTTCAACCCAGTCACTGCTACTTCCAGGGTTCAGACCTCCATGAAATTTCAGTTTAACAGCCTAAAAAGACAGAGACAAGTTTTATGagcaaaattaagaaaatctgCATCTGAAAGCTTATCATCTTCGTGTAAAAGGATCGTGTGGATATCACAATCACTACTTACAAATCCAGACTGAACGTAGGTGAAAGGAAACCCACTCCAGAAGAGCTTCTGATCTGCATAGCTTCAACCAGACCGTTTCTTTCTGtccctctttttctctatttctgaaGCAATAATTGCCATCTCACTATCTTGAAAGTGTGATTTAAGAACTAAGTTCTACAGGGAGCGTTTGACAGCGTGATGTCTCACAGGAAGTTCTCCGCTCCCAGGCTTGGGCCCCTGGGCTTCCTGCCTCAGAAGCATAGCAGTTGGCACTGCGGGAAGGTGAAGAGCTTCCCTAAGGATGACTCCTCCAAGCCCATGCACCTCCCAGCCTTCCTTGGCTACAAGGCTGGCATGACCCACATTGTGAGGGAGGTGGATAGGCCAGGGTCCAAGGTGAACAAGAAGGAAGTTGTGAGGGCTGTGACCATCGTGGAGACTCCACCCATGGTGATTGTGGGCATTGTGGGCTATGTGGAAACTCCTCGAGGCCTCTGTACCTTCAAGACTATCTTTGCTGAGCATATCAGTGATGAGAGCAAAAGGCGCTTCTATAAGAACTGGCATAAATCTAAGAAGGCCTTCACCAAATACTGCAAAAAGTGGCAGGATGAAGACGGCAAGAAGCAGCTGGAGAGGGACTTCAGCAGCATGAAGAAGCACTGCCGGGTCATCCGTGTCATTGCCCACACCCAGATGTGCCTGCTTCCTCTACGCCAGAAGGCCCACCTCATGGAGATCCAGGTGAACGGAGGCACTGTGGTGGAGAAACTGGACTGGGCCTATGAGAGGCTAGAGCATCAGGCCCCTGTGAACCAAGTGTTTGGGCAGGATGAGATGATCAGTGTCACTGGGGTGATCAAGGGCAAAGGCTACAAAGGGATCACCAGCCACTGGCACACCAAGAAGCTGCCCCAGAAGACCCACCGAGGACGGCACAAGGTTGCCTGTATTAGAGCATGGCATCCCGCCCGGGTGGCCTTCTCTGTGGCTCGGGCTGGGCAGAAGGGCTACCATCACTGCACTGAGATCAACAAGAAGATTTGTAAGATTGGCCAGGGCTACCTCATCAAGGATGGCAAACTGATCAAGAACAATGCCTCTACTGATTACGATCTGTCTGACAAGAGTATCAACCCTCTGGGTGGCTTTGTCCACTACAGTGAAGTGACCAATGACTTTGCCATGC contains:
- the LOC105078463 gene encoding large ribosomal subunit protein uL3-like, with translation MSHRKFSAPRLGPLGFLPQKHSSWHCGKVKSFPKDDSSKPMHLPAFLGYKAGMTHIVREVDRPGSKVNKKEVVRAVTIVETPPMVIVGIVGYVETPRGLCTFKTIFAEHISDESKRRFYKNWHKSKKAFTKYCKKWQDEDGKKQLERDFSSMKKHCRVIRVIAHTQMCLLPLRQKAHLMEIQVNGGTVVEKLDWAYERLEHQAPVNQVFGQDEMISVTGVIKGKGYKGITSHWHTKKLPQKTHRGRHKVACIRAWHPARVAFSVARAGQKGYHHCTEINKKICKIGQGYLIKDGKLIKNNASTDYDLSDKSINPLGGFVHYSEVTNDFAMLKGCVVGTKTQVLTLRKSLLVQTKQWTLEKIDLKFIDTTSKFGHGHFQIMEEKKAFTGPLKKDQIAKEEGA